CGGCATGAGCTACGGTATTACCGACGGCAGCATTTGGAAGTTCTTCGACAAGCCGACTCCGGAGGCTGTAAATACGAATTCTACGGCTTATGAGGGAATGGCTCCGAAAGTCGATATGAGTGCCATCAAGTCCGGCTTCTACAAAGAAGTTTTAACTTTGAACCCGCCCAAGAGTCTTCCCGAAGGCGTAAAACTCCGCTGTACGCAGAACGGCTCTGTTCCGACGTCATCTTCGTCCGAATTCAATAACCCCATTACCATTTCTACGAACACGGTCTTCCGTTGCGCAGCCTTTAAGGAAGGGACGGTTACCAAGGATGTGATCACCAAGACCTTCTTCATTGGCGAGACGGTGAATATGCCTGTGGTCGCTGTGACCGTAGATCCTTCGTTCTTTGAAAAGCACTACGTGAAAGCCAGCACGAGCGGCTGTGGCCCCGACTGCGCCCCGGCAGGCCTTTACGAAGATGTTGAATTCCCTGTGCATGTGGAATACTTTGACAAGGGCAGTTCTTCCAAGGAACTTGCTTGGGAAATCGAAGCCGGAATTTCTCTGATGGGTGGCTGGAGCCGTCTCGAAGACAAAAAGTCTGTCGCCATTGTGATGCGCGAAGAATACCAGGAAGGTTGGCTCCATTACCCGCTGTTTGAAACGCGCAAGAGCGAGAACGACAAGTACAAGGGATTCAACCTGCGCAACAACGGCAACCGCTTTGTGAGCGACTACTTTGCCGATGCCATGGGCGGCGCCTTGCTCGAGGGCAGCGGTGTTGACTACCAGCGTAGCCGCCAGGTGGTGGTGTTCTACAATGGAAAGTATTATGGAATTCACGATATGCGTGAACGCTTCAACAAGAACTTCGTTGAGTCGAACTATGGAATTGACGCATCTACGGTGAATATGATTAAGCACCTGGGTAAAGAAATTACGGCTAGCAATGGCACGACGGCTGATTACGAAGCGCTCCTTGCTTTTGTTGCCGCCAATGATTTTAGCGGAGCGAACAATGCTTCGTATGCCACGGTGAAGGGTCTTATGGATGTGGGCAACTTTGCCGATTACATGGCTGCTGAAATCTATTACCATAATGGCGACTGGCCAAACAACAATGTCCGCGCCTGGAAGGCTCCGGATCGTTTGTGGAAGTTTATGGTCTATGACTTGGACCACGGATTTGACTGGCAATGGACCGTGAGCGGCTTTAGCTCCAGCACGAACATGTTCAGCTGGATTAAGAAGGGTGGAAACAGTGGCTGCACAGCGGATGTCTGCTTCCCCACCTTCTACAACAAGCTGATCCTGAACCCGGATTTCAAGCGTTTGTTCATTAACCATTCTGCCGTAATGCTGCAGAACTACCTGACTGGCGCGCGCGCCGAGTCCATTGTGAAGACGATGGCTGCTTCGATGAACGCAAACGACATTGAACGTGACAAGGAAAAGTATGAAGGCCGTCGTAGCGATTATGGCCATTTTGACACGGACGGCTCTAAGATGGCCGCCTGGGCAAAGGAACGCGATCCCGTGGTTTGGCAACAGTACGAATCCGAATTCGGCACGTCTGGCTCGGCTACGGTAACGATCTCATCGACGGGCGGCATCGTGCTTATGGAAGGCATGAACCTTCCGGGCAATACCGCCAACTCGACGAACTATTCTGGCAAGTTCTTTGGCGGTGTGCAAATGGAACTGACCGCGATGCCTGTTGGCGGAACGATATTCTCTGGATGGTCCGACGGTTCTACGGAAAACCCGCATTTGGTGACGGTGACCGATGGGCTCACGATTTCGGCGACCTTCAAGTAAGGATTGCTGCTGATGTTTATGGTTGCGGCGGGCTTGGCCCCGCCGCTTTTCTATATTGTGCTTTGATGATGAGCCCTGTACGAAAGATGTTTGACGGCATTGCCAGCCGTTACGACTTTTTGAACCACTTTTTGAGCTGTGGTCAAGATGTGCTTTGGCGCCGGGCGTGCTGCCGCGAACTCCGACGGATGAATCCAGGAAAGCGCTTGCTGGACCTGTGCGGCGGTACGGGTGACTTTGCCGTGACTTACGAAAAGTTCAATGGCAAGCAGGACGTGTCGATTCTCGGTGACTTTTCGTATGAGATGCTGAAGGGCTCCGCCGGCAAAAAGACCGCGGCAAAGCCTGTGCAGCTGGATGCGATGAATATGCCTTTTGCCGATGGTGCGTTTGACGTGGTGTTGAACGGCTTTGGTATGCGGAACCTGCCCGACGCAAACAAGGGACTCAAGGAATCGGCGCGCGTGCTCTCGGCTGGGGGCTACTTGCAGATTCTCGAGTTTTTCTCCCCGCGGAACGCGTTCAACAAGTTCTTTTACAAGTGCCTGGCACCGTTGTTTATCCCGGTGCTTGGCGCCTTTTTTAGCAAGCGCGAAGCCTACGAATACCTGGTGAATTCAGTCATCCGTTTTTTGCCGGTGCAGGATTTTGTGAAGCTCGCCGAAGAGAACGGTTTTGAACTGGTGCATGTAAAGTCCTGCTTTTGGGGTGTCGCCTACCGCGTTTTGCTGCGCAAGGGGGCTGCTAAGTGAACCGCTTTATTGTGGGCGTCACGGGTGCAAGCGGTGCCATTTACGCAACGCGTGTCGCCATGCATTTGAAAAGGCTTGGACATGCTGTGACGGCAATCGTGACGGCGCCTGGCCGCGAAGTGATGGAATACGAGGGTGAACTCCGTTTTTTTGATTATTGCGAAAAGGTATGCGACGTGCAGGACTACTTTGCAGAATGTGCGAGCGGCAGTGCCGATTACGCAGGCATGGCTGTGGTGCCCTGCTCCATGGGGACGCTTGGCCGTATTGCCTCCGGTACGTCGGACAACCTGTTGGTCCGTACAGCGGACGTCTGCCTCAAGGAGCGCCGCAAATTGGTAATTGTGCCGCGGGAAATGCCTTATAACCTGATCCACATCGAGAACATGGAACGCGTGACCCGCGCGGGCGCAGTGGTGATTCCTGCCTCGCCGCAGTTCTACAACAAGCCCTCGAGCATTGAGGAACTGGTCGACACGGTGGTGGCGAAGGTCCTCAAGCATCTTGGCGTTGAAGACGGAATTGTGCCGGCGTGGACCGGCGACGAAAATAGAGGCGTTGCAAAATAATGCTGAACAAGATTCTGGAATTTGGTCACCTGGTTCGCTTTAGCCACTCGCTTTTTGCGCTGCCGTTCGCCCTTGGCTCTATGTGGGTGGCGGCCAACGGATTTCGCGGGATGGAACCTGCCGAGATAGCCAAGATGGTCCTTTTGATTTTGGGCTGCATGGTGACGGCACGCAACAGCGCCATGAGTTTCAACCGCCTTGCCGATGCCGAGATAGACGCAAAGAACCCGCGCACGGCGGGACGCCATCTGCCTGCCGGTCGCATGAGCAAAAAGGCGGTGGTGACGTTCATTGCCTTTAACGGGGCGCTTTTCGTGGCGTTCGCCTACATGCTGCAACCGCTCGCCGGAGCCCTCGCGCTCCCGGTGTGGCTGCTGTTGCTCTCATATTCTTACTGGAAACGCTTTAGCTGGCTTTGCCACTGGTTCTTGGGATTTGCCATCGGTATGAGCCCGCTGGGTGCCTGGATTGCAGTGCGTGGCGAATTCGCGGTGTTCCCGATTTTTCTCATGTTCATTTTGATGCTTTGGATGGGTGGCTTCGACATCATTTACGCGACGCAGGACGAGGAAATTGACCGCGAGATGGGTCTCCATTCGGTGCCCGCCCGCTTTGGCCGCAAACGTGCCTTGCAAATCGCCTTTTGGAGCCACGTGGCGATGCTCGCCCTGTGCGTGACGTTCGGTTTTGTATGGCACATGGGAATCGCCTGGTGGGCGGTGACCGCCCTCATGATTGCCGCTATTACCTATATCCATTTGTTCCGCAAGTCCGATGACCTCGACAAAATGAATCGCGACTTTTTCCTTGCGAACGTCGCTGTGAGCGTCTTGGTGATGATTGGCCTTGTGGTATGGATTTGCCTTGGAGGAGACGTCAATGCCCTTTACTGATAAGAATTTTTCTACCCAGGACAAGGTCAAGTTGTTCCAGCGGTTGGGCTCTGCCGCTGCTGTGCTGGCCGTGGCGCTCATCATATTGATAGAGTCCGGTTATGCGGGCTCCTACTTTGAAATGGCGAACATCGGCCTTACCGCGATGATCGTGGTGCTTGCCGTTTCGCTCGTGGGCAGCGTTTACTTTAAACGCAAACTTTAAGGCTATACTCTTTTTTAGATTTCGAGGTCGGCAGAGTAGACTGTTTGCACTTCGCCGTCGTCGCATTTAAACAACAGGCTCCCGTCGTCGTTCATGTCTTGGATGACGCCTGTTTTTTTTGTGACACCTTCGCCGCCGTCGCGGTTCTGGTCGGTGCAGTGGTTGTTGACCACAATGGTCCCGCGCGCTCCAATGAAACGGTCCATCTTGCGCCATGCTTTGACCCACGGGCCTATGCCGAATGCCTTGAATTGCCCGAGGGCGCGCTCTAAACTTGCAACGAGTGCCTGCAACAGTTTTTCGCGGTTGATGGGCTTGCCGGCAATCTCCTTGAGCGTGGTGACCTCGCGATTCAATAATGCGTAGTCGGCGGGGTCGCTGTTGACGTTGATGCCAATTCCCATGCAGAGGGCGGGCTTTGCGCCAGGCATGAATACGACTTCGGCGAGGATGCCGCAGAACTTGCTTTTGCCGTAGAGGATGTCGTTTGGCCATTTTACGGTAATGGGCGTATTGGCGGCGTTGTCCCCTGCATCTTTTTGCAGTGCACTGAACACTTCGGCGAATGTCAATGCCGTTACTTGCGTGATTTGACTGTAGCGATTGGCGGGGACGCCCTCGAGAGGGACCAACAGGTTGAAATAGAGGTTCTTATGGGCGGGGGATGCCCAGGTGCGATCGTGCCGCCCGTGCCCGCTTGTTTGCGCGTCGGCGACAAACAGAGTCCCCGGTGCAATTTTGCCTGCCAAGGCGAGCGCCTTCATTGTGGCGTGTGTGCTTTCTATTTGTGCAAACAGTTTGGCTGGCGCTCCGCTGAAACCGCTCAGTTCCCAATCGCCAAAATCACGTTCCAAAGAAAACATGGCAGCAGACCTAGTTCTCTTCGTCCTGCTTTTCTTGCAGTTCCTTGAGGGCTTCCTCGGGGAAAATCATAAAGTACTGACGCTTTTTGTCTTCGAACAGCTGCAGCAGGCGCTCCTGCTCGAACTGTTCGCGGTCAATATTCTGCATAAAGAATTCGTCTCGCGCAAAGTCGCGGGTCGTCATCAGTTTCTTCATGTCTTCGGAGAGGTCGACGTCGTCCCACAGAATGTAGTACGACTGCACGTCGAGGCTTCCAAAGATGTCCACGTTCAAAAGGATGGAGTTCTGCTTGCTGGAGTCTACGAGCTGCACGTTGGCTTCGCGCTTTTCGGGGCGAAAAACGTCCACGTCGTTGACGGGCTTTGTCAGGTCCTGGGCAAAACCCCAAACCGCCATGACGGCAACCGCCATGGCAGACCTTAATGCCTTATGTGAAACTCCGGAACTCATACTTACAATATAGATTCAAGTGGGCAAAAAAAGTAGGGGTATGCAAAAGCGTGTGAGCAAAAACTCGCTAAACTGCCAAAGGCATCCAGGGTTTGACCACGTCAATGGACGTGAGTTTGTTCTGCCTGACCCTGCGGATGGCAGCGGCGGCAATCATGGCGCCGTTGTCGGTGCTGAGGCTCCTGTCGGGGACGCAAAAACGGATGCCGTGCTTGCTGCAATAGTCCTGCAGGCGTGTGCGCAGCCAGGCATTGGCGCTAACGCCGCCTCCCATCACAAGAGTCTTCATCTTGGTCTTTTTAAGGGCGTTGACCGTCTTGGAGACGAGGCTCCCCACGATGGCGTCCTCGAGGCTGGCGCAAATGTCGCCCAGGTTCCTTTGGATGTACTCGGGGTCGTGCGTTTCGGTATAGCGCAGCACAGCTGTTTTTAAACCGCTGAACGAAAACTCGCAGCTGTCGTGCGTGTTGAGGGCTCGCGGGAATTCCACGAACTTGCGGTTGCCATTGGCGCCGAGCTTGCTGATGGTGGCTCCTGCAGGGTACTTGAGCCCGAGCAGTTTTCCGCATTTGTCAAAGGCTTCGCCGGCGGCGTCGTCGCGGGTACGGCCGATGCTTGTGTATTTAAACCCGGGTTCTTCCATCACGAGTTCAGTATGCCCGCCCGAAACGGTAAGAGTCAAAAAGGGCGGTTCAATGTCGGGGTTGCTGAGCCATGCGGCCGCGAGGTGCCCTTCGAGGTGGTTGATGCCGTAGGCGGGAATCTGCAAATCGCGTGCGAGTCCCTTGGCAAAGCTCGCTCCTACGAGGAGCGGCCCCATGAGGCCGGGACCTGTGGTAAAAGCGATGGCGTCAATGTCGGTGAGCTGAACGCCTGCCTCCTTGACGGCGGCTTCGGCAATGGGCGCAATCTTTTGCAGGTGGGCGCGCGCGGCAATCTCGGGAACTACGCCGCCATACAGGGCGTGTTCGTCGATTTGGCTGTAGAGCGGGTTCGAGAGAACCGTAAGGGGATCGTCCTTCAAAACGGCGCAGGCGGTCTCGTCGCAACTGGATTCAATGCCAAGCCAAATCATGGTTACTCTCCCTCGTCCTCTTCTTCGCCGTATTCCTCGTTGGTCTTGTAGACAAAGGGTTTGACTTCTTTTTTGACGAGGGCGATTTTGTCGGGTATAATTTCGGCTGCCTTGATGGACATGTCGCGGTTGACCTTGGGGTCAAGCATGAGCTTTAAGGTCGGAGGCAAACTGTCGACGTCTTCGATGGCGAATCGGTTGAACTCGATGAACATCTCTAGGTTCTCTTTGTTGATGGAATCCAGCACGTGCTCGGCGCCAGTGATTTTGACGGTGGCGGAATCCGGGACCAGCTTGTAAAGGCTTTTGTCGAAATGACCAATAAGTTGTACCGGGATTTTTTTGAATTCTTTGCTGGCCACCTTTTGCACATCCACGTTGATGGTGACGTTCGAGTCGCTCGGTGTCACGTAGGCGGGGAACGAGTCAAACTTGAGTGGCACAGAGATCTTCTTGCTTTGCTTGAGAGTGTCCATGTGGAGGGAGTCCGTTTGGATTTCAAAAATACGGGCGATAGCGTTGCGGGCTCCCGAAACGGTGACAAAGCTAGGCGACAGGGTCGCTTCCTCAGTTTGTGTGTAACCGGCGGCTGTATTGAATGTAACGTTGGAGTGGATGGGGATGTCGCGCTCAATGCGAGTGTCCAGTTCCAGGTCAATGAATAGGAGCTGGTTGTCGGGTTCCACGAACTTGATGTTCGGGAAATTGGGGGCCTGGAAGTTTTTGGCGGTCAAGTGGACGCGCGAGCTGCCGAGTTCGGCGTTTTGCAGGTCAATGACCACGGAGGCCACCATCGTATCGCCTTGGGCAATGCGGGCGCGCATGCGCATCAAGTCGAAGGTCGCGCCCTCGACGGTGATGTCGATAGTCTGGGGAGGCTTGGAGGCAATGGCGAGCTTCTCGGGCAGCCTGGCCAGGCGAACAGGCACTTCCATGGTGAGCTGGAACGAGTTCAGGGACACTACATAAAGCCATAGAGCGATGGCAAAGATAAATGCGGTAATCTTTAATCCGATGTGTTTCATAAATGCCCCGTTAAGAACAAGTACAAAAATAATTATATTCCAGGCGTGTTCGGACAATTAGGTTACTTAATACTGGAATCTTTCCGTGGCTGGAAGCAGCAGCGGACGGTCATTTTGCCGTCGCTCATCACGATTTTTTTGTGTTCCCTGCTTTTGGCCGCTTCTTTGGCCGCGTTTGGCGGTGTGATGCGGGTACTTGCTGCCGAAAAGACTTTGTACACCATCGAGGCTTTTTTGCCCGGGGAGCTCCCGCAGGACTCCATCAAGGTCATACAGGACCGCCTCTTGCATTCCAAGCATGTGGGCGCCGTGGAGTTCGTGAGCGCCGACTCCGCCTTGGCGGATTTCCGCCGCCATTTTGACGGAGAGATGCTGGAACTGGTCGAGGGGAACCCGATCCCCCCGTTTTTCAGGGTAAAGCTGGATGACGAAAGCCGCAAGCCCTCGGAACTCGTCAAGCTGAAGAACGAACTGATGCGAAGCGGAACGTTCGAGGAGGTCCAGGCTCCTGTGGAGTGGGTCGAAAAAATTTCGGCATGGAAATTCAAACTGATCTTTTGGCCCATTTGCCTGAGCATCCTTTTGCTGGTGACGCTCTCGCTCATCATTTGCAACTCTGTAAAGCTTTCGCTTTTGAATCGCAAGCTCCTGGTCGAGAACATGAAGTTCGCGGGTGGGAGTTACCTGTTCATTGAATTCCCGTTTGTGCTCGAAGGCCTTATGCAGGGTTTTGTTGGGAGCGGCATGGCGGTGAGCCTGCTTGTGGTTCTTGTGAATTCCCTTTCGGAGGCAGTCCCGATGTTCGGGGTCTACCTGGGTGGCTTTGGCCTCATGTTTGCAATGGTGGTCGTTTTGGTGACTGCGCTTTCGGCGTACTTTAGCTTCCGCACGGTGCGCGGTTTCTTGCTTGCCAAGCGGAACGAACAGGATTAAAAATGCGCCCGCTTGCCCTCCGTCTATTGGCTGTTATTCTTTGCTGTTTTGTGGGGGTCTCTGTGGGCGCCCCCAAAAAGACGGACGCGCAAATCAAGGAACAGAAGACTGCCCTCAAAAAACTCGAGACCGACTTGGCGAAAAAACGCAAGGAGATTGCGCAACTCGAAAACGAAGAGAAGGGCGTGCTCAATACCATCTCGCTTTTGGACCAGAACCTGAACCAGACGCGAACCTACATTAACGAGCTCTCCAAGAGCGAAGTCATGGTGCAGCGAGCCCTAGAGCAGCTGGCTCACGACATCGATTCCTTGGATTCGAAGATTGCCGTGCGCAAGGAGGTCATGAAACGCCGCATTCGCACACTGTATGTGAGCGGACGCAGCACCGAGGCCAAGGCATTGTACAGTCTGCTCACGCAAGAGGGTAACCCCGAGCGCCAGGCGTACTGGGTCCACCACATTCTGTACCAAGACAAAGAAGAAGTCGAAACGCTCACCCGCATGGTTCGGGAACGTGACGAAATGAAACAGCAGCAGTCCGAACACCTTGTTGACCTTGTCAGCATGCGTACCAAAAAGGCCGCCGAAGAAAAGGGACTGTTGAACCAGATGAGCGGGCAAGAGCAAATGCTCATGAGCTTAAAGCACGACAAGGCCATGCAGCGCAAGGCACTCGAGGAATTCGAGCGCAACCAAAAGACGATGCTCGCCTTGATCAAGAAACTCGAAGAAAAACGCAAAAAAGAGATTGAGGCCGCCAAGAAGGCTGAGGCCGAGCGCAAGAAGGCGAAGGGCAAGAAAAAGGAGAAGGTCATTACCAAACCCAAAAAGACCATCGCCGCGAGCGTCAAGGGACCCAAGTGCATGCCGTTGGAGGGTGAAATCATTAGCCAGTATGGTTTGCAGGAACACCCGGTTTTGCACATTGCCACCCGCAACCTGGGTGTCGAGATTCGCGGTAAGAGGGGAGGCGCCGTTCGTGCAGCGGCACCGGGCACGGTGGTCATGGTTTCCGAGATTGATGGTCGTGGTCCTTCGGTGATTATTGAGCACGAGGGCGGAACTTATTCTGTGTACGGGCACTTGCGTTCCATTCGCGTGCAAGAGGGCAAGGAGGTCCGTAATTGCGAAGAAATTGGCGAAGTGGGCGATATCGCGAGCCTAAATGGAATTAAATTGTACTTTCAAGTTAGCGAAGGGACCCAGACCGTGGATCCCCTCCAGTGGTTGAAGACAAAATGATCGAGTATAGACTAAATGGCCCTGTTTCCCAGGAACGTCAGCGGATCCGCCTGATGTCGGCGCTCCGTGAAAACCGGTTCCCGCAGGCCATTCTCATTGACGGCCCGGTGGGCATTGGCAAAAAGGCGCTCGCCATTGAGCTCGCCAAGGCGCTGCAGTGCTCCGACCCCAACGTGCGCCCGTGTGGTCATTGCTTTGGTTGCAAAATGGCGGCCGACGTGGGCGTGACTGACAGCTGGGTTGTGCCCATGGAAGCCAAGGAAGCCGGGGCCCGAAACGCCAGTGACGTCTCTGCCGGCAGCACCGCCAAGACGGTCCAGGATTTTAAGCAGGCCTACATCGAAGAGATTTTTAAAAACCCCTATCGCATTGACATCTTTAGTGCCGCCGCCGGGATTTCGGTTGAACTGATTCGCACCATGACGAACTCCTTTGTCCTCAAAGGGGACCGCGTGCGTGTGGTCATCGTTGCCGAGGCCGACCGCATGAACGAATCGGCGGCGAACGCCTTTTTAAAGACCTTGGAAGAAGTCCCGCCCGACACGTACTTTATTTTGACGACCTCGTCCCGTGAAAAAATGCTGCAGACTATCCGCAGCCGCTGCCTTGCGCTTCACTTGTTGCCGCTCAGTGACGACGAAGTTAAAAGCGAAACGCTCAGACTGTTGGGCGAAGATGCCGACCCAAGCGACGTGACCGACGATGTGGTGGGCTTGGCTGTGGGATCCCCCGGTAAAGCGCTCTATTACGTGGAGCATGGCAAGGCGTGGTGCGAACTGGCGGCAAAGTACCTCAAGCACTCCCTCAACAACGAGTACTACGAGGCGTTCAAGGAGCTGGGCGAGGCGGGCGTTGAGGAAGCTTCCGATGCAATGCGCTTTTTAGAAGTCCTTTCGTTCCTCATCTCGGATTTGTTGCGTCAGCAGTCGGGAGCCAAACTGCGCATCCCGGCGACGACGGCGCTTGTGAACATCGATGCCTACCCGCGTGTGGATGCGTCGGCGTTGGACCGCGCCCTAGAAACGGTGCAAGAGACTCTGTCGCGCGTGGCGAGCCGCAGGACTGTCCCCACGATGCTGTTGCAGTCCCTTTCTATCAAGCTTTTTGAGGGCTCCAAATAATGGAAGATCTGGTTGCATCCACGCTCTCGCAGGAACTCAAGATTCCGCACCTGGTGGCGCGATTCCTGGTTTCTCGCGGCATCAAGAATGTGGTGGATGCGAACCGTCTTTTGCACGGCTCCGAAGACGACGTGCTGGACCCGATGGGAATCCTTGGGATGGACAAGGCCATTGACTGGGTCTTGAATGTGCGCGACCTGCACCAGAAGGTCTTTATTTTTGGCGACTACGATTTGGACGGCATGACCTCGGTGACGTTGTTGACTCGAGGTCTCAAGCACATTGGCATTGAATCGGAGTGGCGTCTCCCGAACCGCTTTGGCGACGGTTACGGACTTTCGCGTTCGGCTGTCGACGAGATGTACGAGGCGGGGGCGCGCTACGTGATTACTGTCGATACCGGCATTACCGCCAACGACGAGATTGCCCATGCCAAGGAGCTGGGCATGGCCGTGATGGTCATGGACCACCACCAGCCCAGCGGCGACGGGCTCCCGGTTAGCGATGTGTTGCTGGATCCGCACCAAGATGGCGACTCGTACGGGAATCCCGAACTTTGCGGTGTGGGAGTCTCTTACAAGTTCATGTGTGCGCTTTACGCGAGGCTCGGTCTCCCTACGCCCACGCAGTACCTCGACCTAGTGGCTCTCGGTACTTTGGCCGACTTGGTTCAAATGACCCCCGAGAACCGTTACTTTACCAAGTCGGGCCTGCGCCGCCTCCAAAAAAGCGAGTGGCCCGGAGTCCAGGCCATGTACGCGAGCCTCATGAAGCCCGGCAGCGCCGTGGGCGGTATTGACGTCATGTATAAAATCGCCCCGCTCCTTAACGCGCCCGGCCGCATGGAACGCCCCGACCCGGCGCTCAAGCTGCTCCTTTGCGACAACAAGAGTGAAGCTCCGGCCCTGCTTGCCGAGCTCAAGAACTGGAACGCGAGCCGCAAGCAAAAAGAGGCCGAGATTACCGATATGGCCATGGAGCAGGTCAAAAAAGTTTACGGTGACAGGATTCCGACTGTGCTTGTGGTCGCCGGCGAAAAGTGGCACGTGGGCGTCATCGGTATTGTGTCGGCGAAGCTCGCCCAGGTGTTTGACCGCCCGGCGGCAGTGCTCTCGGTGGACGACGGCATGGCGCACGCGAGCGCCCGCGCCGTTCCCGGCTTCAACTGGCACAAGGCCTTGTTCGAGAGCCGAGAACTGTTCGACCGCTGGGGCGGCCACCAAAACGCCGCGGGCTTCTCCCTCAGTGAAGACAAAATAACGGAGCTCCGCGAACGGCTCGAAAAGTCCGCCGCCGAGCAGGGCTACACAGGCGAGGCGCAACCCTGCGACGAGTCCCATTCCTTCGACATCCAGGTGGCACTCCGCGAACTGACGGTGGACGGATTCCCCGAGCGCACCGTGCTCGACTACTTTGACCTGATGGAACCCTTTGGAGGAAATTTCCCGTACCCCACGTTCCGCGCCGAGAACGTGAAGGTCCACCGCATGCGCGAGCTCCGCGGCGGGCACCTGCAAATGGAAATTTCGCAGGGCGGGAGCCGCGTGTTCCCGGCAATCGGTTTTGGACTCCGCAAAAGCAAGTCCCACATTGGCGCCGACCACAAGGTCACCGTAATTTTTGAGCCTACCTGGAATTACTACAACGGCCGCAAGTCCATGCAGCTTTGCATCAAGGCCA
The sequence above is drawn from the Fibrobacter sp. UWP2 genome and encodes:
- a CDS encoding YbbR-like domain-containing protein, which produces MKHIGLKITAFIFAIALWLYVVSLNSFQLTMEVPVRLARLPEKLAIASKPPQTIDITVEGATFDLMRMRARIAQGDTMVASVVIDLQNAELGSSRVHLTAKNFQAPNFPNIKFVEPDNQLLFIDLELDTRIERDIPIHSNVTFNTAAGYTQTEEATLSPSFVTVSGARNAIARIFEIQTDSLHMDTLKQSKKISVPLKFDSFPAYVTPSDSNVTINVDVQKVASKEFKKIPVQLIGHFDKSLYKLVPDSATVKITGAEHVLDSINKENLEMFIEFNRFAIEDVDSLPPTLKLMLDPKVNRDMSIKAAEIIPDKIALVKKEVKPFVYKTNEEYGEEEDEGE
- the tsaD gene encoding tRNA (adenosine(37)-N6)-threonylcarbamoyltransferase complex transferase subunit TsaD; protein product: MIWLGIESSCDETACAVLKDDPLTVLSNPLYSQIDEHALYGGVVPEIAARAHLQKIAPIAEAAVKEAGVQLTDIDAIAFTTGPGLMGPLLVGASFAKGLARDLQIPAYGINHLEGHLAAAWLSNPDIEPPFLTLTVSGGHTELVMEEPGFKYTSIGRTRDDAAGEAFDKCGKLLGLKYPAGATISKLGANGNRKFVEFPRALNTHDSCEFSFSGLKTAVLRYTETHDPEYIQRNLGDICASLEDAIVGSLVSKTVNALKKTKMKTLVMGGGVSANAWLRTRLQDYCSKHGIRFCVPDRSLSTDNGAMIAAAAIRRVRQNKLTSIDVVKPWMPLAV
- a CDS encoding UbiX family flavin prenyltransferase → MNRFIVGVTGASGAIYATRVAMHLKRLGHAVTAIVTAPGREVMEYEGELRFFDYCEKVCDVQDYFAECASGSADYAGMAVVPCSMGTLGRIASGTSDNLLVRTADVCLKERRKLVIVPREMPYNLIHIENMERVTRAGAVVIPASPQFYNKPSSIEELVDTVVAKVLKHLGVEDGIVPAWTGDENRGVAK
- a CDS encoding ubiquinone/menaquinone biosynthesis methyltransferase, whose translation is MMSPVRKMFDGIASRYDFLNHFLSCGQDVLWRRACCRELRRMNPGKRLLDLCGGTGDFAVTYEKFNGKQDVSILGDFSYEMLKGSAGKKTAAKPVQLDAMNMPFADGAFDVVLNGFGMRNLPDANKGLKESARVLSAGGYLQILEFFSPRNAFNKFFYKCLAPLFIPVLGAFFSKREAYEYLVNSVIRFLPVQDFVKLAEENGFELVHVKSCFWGVAYRVLLRKGAAK
- a CDS encoding ABC transporter permease: MFGQLGYLILESFRGWKQQRTVILPSLITIFLCSLLLAASLAAFGGVMRVLAAEKTLYTIEAFLPGELPQDSIKVIQDRLLHSKHVGAVEFVSADSALADFRRHFDGEMLELVEGNPIPPFFRVKLDDESRKPSELVKLKNELMRSGTFEEVQAPVEWVEKISAWKFKLIFWPICLSILLLVTLSLIICNSVKLSLLNRKLLVENMKFAGGSYLFIEFPFVLEGLMQGFVGSGMAVSLLVVLVNSLSEAVPMFGVYLGGFGLMFAMVVVLVTALSAYFSFRTVRGFLLAKRNEQD
- a CDS encoding 4-hydroxybenzoate octaprenyltransferase, which translates into the protein MLNKILEFGHLVRFSHSLFALPFALGSMWVAANGFRGMEPAEIAKMVLLILGCMVTARNSAMSFNRLADAEIDAKNPRTAGRHLPAGRMSKKAVVTFIAFNGALFVAFAYMLQPLAGALALPVWLLLLSYSYWKRFSWLCHWFLGFAIGMSPLGAWIAVRGEFAVFPIFLMFILMLWMGGFDIIYATQDEEIDREMGLHSVPARFGRKRALQIAFWSHVAMLALCVTFGFVWHMGIAWWAVTALMIAAITYIHLFRKSDDLDKMNRDFFLANVAVSVLVMIGLVVWICLGGDVNALY
- a CDS encoding biotin--[acetyl-CoA-carboxylase] ligase, which gives rise to MFSLERDFGDWELSGFSGAPAKLFAQIESTHATMKALALAGKIAPGTLFVADAQTSGHGRHDRTWASPAHKNLYFNLLVPLEGVPANRYSQITQVTALTFAEVFSALQKDAGDNAANTPITVKWPNDILYGKSKFCGILAEVVFMPGAKPALCMGIGINVNSDPADYALLNREVTTLKEIAGKPINREKLLQALVASLERALGQFKAFGIGPWVKAWRKMDRFIGARGTIVVNNHCTDQNRDGGEGVTKKTGVIQDMNDDGSLLFKCDDGEVQTVYSADLEI
- a CDS encoding CotH kinase family protein, whose amino-acid sequence is MLGCGLWFGALVACSSEDSSSDPYESLADVVKVDPVTGDTIVLHRDIDTVMHVTETGETTWVADTILIPEDTTLHWVGESALRITEISPLNLNWNDSEGDDGSWVEIYNAGTEPANLKGYSLVENLKAARKWVFGNEVIQPKKFRIVFCDKKDIPEVQGAGADSDTSHARTHTNWKMDKDSGTVYLIDPYYGIRDSVKYPTIQSGMSYGITDGSIWKFFDKPTPEAVNTNSTAYEGMAPKVDMSAIKSGFYKEVLTLNPPKSLPEGVKLRCTQNGSVPTSSSSEFNNPITISTNTVFRCAAFKEGTVTKDVITKTFFIGETVNMPVVAVTVDPSFFEKHYVKASTSGCGPDCAPAGLYEDVEFPVHVEYFDKGSSSKELAWEIEAGISLMGGWSRLEDKKSVAIVMREEYQEGWLHYPLFETRKSENDKYKGFNLRNNGNRFVSDYFADAMGGALLEGSGVDYQRSRQVVVFYNGKYYGIHDMRERFNKNFVESNYGIDASTVNMIKHLGKEITASNGTTADYEALLAFVAANDFSGANNASYATVKGLMDVGNFADYMAAEIYYHNGDWPNNNVRAWKAPDRLWKFMVYDLDHGFDWQWTVSGFSSSTNMFSWIKKGGNSGCTADVCFPTFYNKLILNPDFKRLFINHSAVMLQNYLTGARAESIVKTMAASMNANDIERDKEKYEGRRSDYGHFDTDGSKMAAWAKERDPVVWQQYESEFGTSGSATVTISSTGGIVLMEGMNLPGNTANSTNYSGKFFGGVQMELTAMPVGGTIFSGWSDGSTENPHLVTVTDGLTISATFK